In the genome of Paenibacillus sp. FSL R5-0766, one region contains:
- the pepF gene encoding oligoendopeptidase F, with protein sequence MSQLLKRSEVPAEHSWKLEDLFADQKAWDQEYEEVSSLTKKASEFQGKLNQPDVLKSCFEFEDEISLKIERLFVYARMHQDEDTANPTYQNLSQKAQKLGVRVGEALSFVTPEILSLPDDQLDAFIANEKLSAYTFTLEEMKREKAHVLSQAEEALLAQVGNLSQAPQTIFSMLNNADLKFPRIKDEHGNEVELTHGSYIQFLENPNREVRERAFKAVYETYAKQKNTIAAALNANVTKNMFYANVRKYPSVMEMSLYGDNIPTDVYTNLVETIHESLPLLHRYMDLRKKLLGVDQLHMYDLFAPLVDEYKMDITYEEAKQTVKDGLKPLGKDYADALQTGYDNRWIDIYENENKRSGAYAWGAYGTHPYVLLNHKDNLNSMFTLAHEMGHALHSHYSDTTLPYRDAQYTIFLAEVASTTNEALLMDYLLNKSTDPKEKLYLLTYYADQFRTTVFRQTMFAEFEKIIHERAEQGDALTPQLLSEIYYDLNVKYHGKDMAVDKEIEMEWARIPHFYNSFYVYKYATGFSAATSFSKQILEEGQPAVDRYLGFLKSGGSDYSINILKKAGVDMSTPQPIREAMSVFKELIEQMEQLTK encoded by the coding sequence ATGAGTCAATTATTGAAACGTTCCGAGGTGCCTGCTGAGCATAGCTGGAAACTGGAAGATTTATTTGCCGATCAGAAAGCCTGGGATCAGGAATATGAAGAAGTATCGTCTTTGACCAAGAAGGCCTCCGAATTCCAAGGCAAACTGAATCAACCCGATGTACTCAAATCTTGCTTCGAATTTGAAGATGAGATCAGCCTCAAAATAGAACGTCTTTTTGTGTACGCACGTATGCATCAAGATGAAGACACAGCGAATCCTACATATCAAAACCTGTCCCAAAAAGCCCAGAAATTAGGCGTACGGGTTGGTGAAGCACTTTCTTTTGTCACACCGGAGATTCTCTCCCTGCCGGATGATCAGTTGGACGCATTTATTGCGAACGAAAAACTTTCTGCTTATACATTTACCCTGGAAGAGATGAAACGCGAAAAAGCCCACGTTCTTAGCCAAGCAGAAGAGGCTTTGCTTGCACAGGTAGGCAACCTTTCACAAGCACCACAGACAATCTTCAGCATGCTGAATAACGCTGACCTCAAGTTCCCAAGAATCAAGGATGAACATGGTAACGAAGTTGAGCTGACACACGGCAGCTACATTCAGTTCCTGGAGAACCCTAACCGTGAAGTTCGCGAACGTGCCTTCAAAGCGGTATACGAAACGTATGCCAAACAAAAGAACACAATTGCAGCTGCCTTGAATGCAAATGTAACCAAAAATATGTTCTATGCTAATGTTCGGAAGTATCCTTCCGTGATGGAAATGTCCCTATATGGAGATAACATCCCAACGGATGTGTATACCAATCTGGTAGAAACCATTCATGAGAGCCTTCCGTTATTACATCGTTATATGGACCTGCGCAAAAAGTTGCTGGGTGTGGATCAATTGCACATGTACGATCTGTTCGCTCCACTCGTAGACGAATACAAAATGGATATTACCTATGAGGAAGCGAAACAAACGGTTAAAGACGGTCTGAAACCACTCGGCAAGGACTATGCTGACGCATTGCAGACTGGATATGATAACCGCTGGATCGATATATATGAGAATGAAAATAAACGTTCAGGCGCATATGCCTGGGGCGCTTACGGCACTCACCCGTATGTCTTGTTGAATCACAAAGATAACCTGAACAGCATGTTCACACTCGCACATGAAATGGGTCACGCTCTGCATTCACATTACTCGGATACAACACTTCCGTATCGTGATGCCCAGTACACCATCTTCCTGGCTGAGGTTGCATCCACAACCAACGAAGCGTTACTGATGGATTATCTGCTTAACAAATCAACAGATCCAAAGGAAAAATTGTATCTGTTGACCTATTATGCCGACCAATTCCGTACAACGGTATTCCGTCAGACCATGTTTGCTGAATTCGAGAAAATTATTCATGAACGTGCGGAACAAGGTGACGCATTAACACCACAATTGTTATCCGAGATCTATTATGATCTGAACGTTAAATATCACGGAAAAGACATGGCTGTTGACAAAGAAATTGAAATGGAATGGGCTCGTATTCCCCACTTCTATAACAGCTTCTACGTTTACAAATATGCTACAGGCTTCTCCGCAGCAACAAGCTTTTCCAAGCAAATCCTGGAAGAAGGCCAACCGGCTGTTGACCGATATCTTGGCTTCCTGAAGAGTGGTGGCAGTGATTACTCCATCAACATTCTGAAAAAAGCAGGTGTGGATATGTCTACACCACAGCCAATTCGTGAAGCTATGAGTGTGTTCAAGGAACTGATTGAACAGATGGAGCAACTAACCAAATAA
- a CDS encoding cold shock domain-containing protein, which yields MKGTVKWFNAEKGYGFISVEGGEDVFVHFSAIQGDGFKTLEEGQAVEFEITDGNRGPQAANVNKL from the coding sequence TTGAAAGGTACAGTTAAATGGTTTAACGCAGAAAAAGGCTATGGCTTTATTTCAGTTGAAGGCGGCGAGGACGTATTCGTACATTTCTCCGCAATCCAAGGAGATGGCTTCAAAACATTGGAAGAAGGTCAAGCGGTAGAATTCGAAATCACTGATGGAAACCGTGGTCCTCAAGCAGCTAACGTAAACAAACTGTAA
- a CDS encoding MFS transporter: MKLSHNARPDQNWLRALMFTIFGSTVLVVSYFQLYFSHLGFSRAEIGYLYGIGPLISVFSNMFWSMASDRYQTVRKVMIILLGGQLITGIMLANATTFGQVFVLVTLFYFFYYPVYPLSDTMAITTASKYGRNFTSIRVFGSIGYAFFALSIGYFLGSFGPGWTIWLCVGLAATTLLISFQLKDQPSGSSSKMDLSGLWAILKRRDVLTFFGCVFLLAMGHRMNEAFLTITLKELGASEGLIGWSLLISSVSEIPIFLLLSKYGNRYKELPLIAFAALMYTVRLLLMSISDTPAAVVAIQTMHSVTFGIFYVTAVRYIIRLVPDGYRATGMALFTIVWSSASGLLSGTLGGLLLEHAGRQTFYLTAMAFSLAALIGFGLKLWSSMTNRVS; encoded by the coding sequence ATGAAATTAAGTCACAACGCCCGCCCGGACCAGAACTGGCTGCGGGCTCTCATGTTCACCATCTTTGGTTCCACCGTTCTGGTGGTATCCTACTTCCAGCTTTACTTCAGTCATCTGGGCTTCAGTCGGGCTGAGATTGGATATCTCTACGGAATTGGCCCCCTCATCTCCGTGTTCTCCAATATGTTCTGGAGCATGGCCAGCGACCGCTACCAAACAGTACGCAAAGTGATGATCATTCTGCTTGGTGGTCAATTGATCACAGGGATCATGCTTGCCAACGCAACAACTTTTGGACAGGTATTTGTACTCGTGACCTTGTTTTACTTTTTCTATTATCCGGTCTATCCCCTCTCCGATACGATGGCTATTACAACCGCCAGCAAGTATGGTCGAAATTTCACTTCCATTCGAGTCTTCGGATCGATCGGTTATGCGTTCTTTGCATTAAGTATCGGGTATTTCCTTGGATCTTTCGGTCCAGGATGGACGATATGGCTTTGCGTCGGTCTTGCTGCCACTACATTATTGATCAGTTTTCAATTGAAGGATCAACCTTCGGGGAGCAGTAGCAAAATGGACCTATCGGGGTTATGGGCTATTCTGAAACGCAGAGATGTGCTCACCTTTTTTGGCTGTGTATTTTTGCTTGCCATGGGACATCGGATGAACGAAGCTTTTCTTACCATCACACTGAAAGAACTGGGTGCCAGTGAGGGACTGATCGGTTGGTCTTTGCTGATCTCTTCCGTAAGTGAAATCCCCATATTTCTACTACTCAGCAAGTATGGAAACCGTTATAAAGAACTGCCGCTAATCGCTTTTGCTGCTCTGATGTATACAGTTCGTTTGCTTCTTATGTCCATATCCGATACACCAGCAGCTGTCGTTGCGATTCAGACGATGCACAGTGTTACCTTTGGTATTTTCTACGTTACGGCGGTCCGTTATATTATTCGTCTAGTTCCGGACGGTTACAGAGCTACGGGTATGGCTTTGTTCACCATTGTCTGGTCCAGTGCTTCGGGACTTCTTAGTGGAACGTTGGGCGGACTGTTGCTGGAACATGCAGGCAGACAAACTTTCTATCTTACCGCTATGGCTTTCTCCCTGGCTGCACTGATTGGTTTCGGATTAAAGTTATGGTCCAGCATGACCAATCGTGTATCCTGA
- a CDS encoding M42 family metallopeptidase — protein sequence MSFTIDDSYVLSFLKKLLDTPSPSGYTHHIIEMIGKEAAALGIACELNNKGGAVLTLPGQDSSKTIALSAHVDTLGAMVRSVTSYGTLKLTSVGGFSMQSIENEYCSIHTRDGKTYTGTILSLHPSVHVYPDARTFERSESHMEVRIDEVVSSKEDVLKLGISVGDFISFDARAVITPSGYIKSRHLDDKASVAALFGILESAHREGWKPLHNVSLLISNYEEVGHGASYIPAEISEMIAVDMGAMGDDLSCKETDVSICAKDSSGPYDYDMTSRLIELAKQDGMDYVVDIYPHYGSDGSAALRGGNNIRAALIGPGVHASHSMERTHKDAVLNTARLLAAYITTK from the coding sequence ATGAGTTTTACAATTGATGATTCATACGTTCTGTCTTTTCTGAAAAAATTGCTGGACACACCAAGTCCAAGTGGTTACACACATCATATTATCGAGATGATCGGGAAGGAAGCAGCAGCACTTGGCATCGCCTGTGAGCTGAATAACAAGGGCGGTGCGGTGCTTACATTGCCCGGACAGGACTCTTCCAAGACAATTGCTTTAAGCGCTCACGTGGATACGCTAGGGGCCATGGTACGCTCGGTTACATCCTATGGCACATTGAAGCTTACCTCTGTCGGTGGCTTTTCCATGCAAAGTATTGAAAACGAATATTGCAGCATCCATACTCGGGATGGAAAGACATACACAGGCACCATTCTCTCCCTTCATCCATCTGTCCACGTTTATCCGGATGCACGTACCTTTGAACGGTCCGAGAGCCATATGGAAGTTCGAATCGATGAGGTCGTCTCCTCCAAGGAAGATGTGTTGAAACTCGGGATCTCTGTCGGCGACTTTATCTCCTTTGATGCTCGCGCAGTCATCACGCCGAGTGGTTATATCAAATCACGTCATCTGGACGACAAAGCCAGCGTGGCTGCCCTCTTTGGCATCCTTGAGTCTGCACATCGTGAAGGCTGGAAACCATTACATAACGTCTCTCTGCTTATCTCGAACTATGAAGAAGTTGGACATGGCGCATCATATATCCCTGCGGAAATCAGTGAAATGATCGCTGTAGACATGGGAGCTATGGGTGATGACCTGAGCTGTAAAGAAACCGACGTTTCCATATGTGCCAAAGATTCTTCTGGCCCGTATGATTACGATATGACCAGCCGTCTCATTGAACTGGCCAAACAAGATGGAATGGATTACGTCGTCGACATTTATCCCCACTATGGCTCAGATGGCAGTGCAGCATTGCGCGGAGGAAACAATATCCGTGCAGCACTGATCGGTCCTGGAGTTCACGCATCTCATTCCATGGAGCGTACACATAAGGATGCTGTCCTGAATACCGCACGATTGCTCGCAGCCTACATTACAACCAAGTAA
- a CDS encoding lipopolysaccharide assembly protein LapA domain-containing protein, producing the protein MKMQWALIAGLVFALLTGIFAVINVDSVQVNLLFNTVQIPLILLILGCTLIGGIIVGSYGIYRQYRLQRENKQLKLRVSELESSATSKSSLDSFNSMDSLDSNKSDSLLEKDSIQSQRKGNPTGTL; encoded by the coding sequence ATGAAAATGCAATGGGCACTCATAGCAGGTCTTGTTTTTGCACTGCTCACGGGAATCTTTGCGGTTATTAATGTGGATTCCGTACAAGTCAACCTGTTATTTAACACGGTACAAATCCCGCTGATCTTGCTCATTCTCGGCTGTACCCTGATCGGTGGAATTATTGTAGGGTCATATGGCATCTATCGCCAATACAGACTGCAACGTGAAAATAAACAACTGAAATTGCGTGTATCTGAATTGGAAAGTTCCGCGACAAGCAAATCTTCATTGGATTCTTTCAATTCGATGGATTCGCTTGACTCAAATAAATCCGATAGCCTATTGGAGAAGGATTCGATCCAGAGTCAGCGCAAAGGAAACCCTACGGGAACACTGTAA
- a CDS encoding multi antimicrobial extrusion protein MatE: MSSSESLSWRRLFSFFVPLGISASLVTISHVIINSTLARSAHPETVIASYAIAGSLLTLTERPSTLLRQTCSALVRDRLSFQALTFVTKIFLACVLLIGFLIVYSPVGTGVFKYLFGVSPDLLTKVIDVYEILMYVSIFSVIRNIYQGIIITNNRTKWLTIGMVFRLAGMYGLSLYFIYTDSIDSGRVGAIIFAAGMMIEALVSFLEGNSIKRKMPAKLEDHPVESKGDVFRFYKPLLLSSFVALFIGPVINIVLGKTTGIALAISSFAIASSLMQLMLSFFTYIHQIVLNFYLVDAKLVRKFALVTGFIPFAMMVSIAYTPLGPWVLENVMSVQGELLRQSLWTLRAFVLFPLIFPFLDFSNGLILLRGQTKTMFRSQTANAICTVIVLLILVSIFPAWNGMIGAVAQSLGLLAELVIVWLVIRRTKQEPTMFVPKARKSTSLKG; encoded by the coding sequence ATGTCGTCAAGTGAATCACTTTCGTGGAGACGGTTATTTTCTTTTTTTGTGCCACTCGGCATTTCCGCCTCTCTCGTCACCATTTCTCACGTCATCATAAACAGCACATTAGCACGTTCCGCTCATCCCGAGACGGTTATTGCCAGCTATGCCATCGCCGGTAGCTTGTTAACCCTCACGGAACGCCCCTCCACCCTGCTGCGGCAAACCTGTTCCGCACTGGTTCGCGATCGCCTTTCCTTTCAGGCCCTCACGTTTGTGACCAAAATATTTCTTGCCTGTGTGCTTCTCATTGGGTTTCTCATCGTATACTCTCCCGTTGGTACCGGGGTGTTCAAATACCTGTTTGGTGTAAGTCCGGATCTGCTGACCAAAGTCATCGACGTATATGAAATTCTCATGTATGTGAGCATCTTTTCAGTGATCCGCAACATCTATCAGGGGATCATCATTACGAATAACCGCACCAAGTGGTTAACCATTGGGATGGTATTCCGTTTAGCTGGAATGTACGGCCTTTCCCTCTATTTCATATACACAGACAGCATTGACAGTGGACGTGTAGGCGCTATCATTTTTGCTGCTGGCATGATGATTGAAGCGCTCGTCAGCTTTCTGGAGGGAAACAGCATCAAGCGCAAAATGCCAGCCAAGCTTGAGGATCATCCCGTCGAGAGCAAGGGAGACGTATTTCGTTTTTATAAGCCGCTGCTGTTATCCAGCTTTGTAGCGCTGTTCATAGGACCGGTTATTAACATCGTACTGGGCAAAACGACCGGGATCGCACTAGCCATTTCATCCTTTGCCATAGCAAGCAGTCTGATGCAGTTGATGCTAAGCTTCTTTACATACATCCATCAGATCGTGCTGAATTTCTACCTTGTGGACGCCAAACTGGTACGAAAATTCGCACTTGTCACCGGATTTATTCCGTTTGCGATGATGGTGTCGATTGCCTATACCCCCTTGGGACCATGGGTACTCGAAAATGTCATGAGCGTTCAGGGCGAACTGTTGAGACAAAGTCTGTGGACGCTGCGTGCGTTTGTCTTATTTCCGCTGATCTTCCCTTTTCTGGATTTCAGCAATGGCCTCATTCTGCTTCGCGGTCAGACAAAAACGATGTTTCGTTCGCAAACGGCGAATGCAATCTGCACGGTAATTGTGCTGCTTATACTGGTTAGTATTTTCCCAGCGTGGAACGGCATGATTGGCGCTGTGGCCCAATCCCTTGGCCTGCTCGCCGAACTTGTCATTGTCTGGCTTGTCATCCGGCGCACGAAGCAAGAACCTACGATGTTCGTGCCTAAAGCCCGTAAATCAACATCCCTGAAAGGGTAA